The genome window CGCAAGAAGGTCTTCTCCCCCTCGCAGATCGTCTTCATCGCCATCAAGCTATTCAAGGCGCTTGACTATTCGCACCGCAAGGGGATCATTCACCGCGACATCAAGCCCCACAACATCATGATCACCAAGCAGAAGGAAATCAAGATCATGGATTTCGGCTTGGCCGTCATCCTCGGCGACCAGAAGAAGGGTGAAAGCGGGGTCATCACCGGCACTCCCTACTACATGTCGCCCGAGCAGATCCAGGGCATCCCGGTCGATCATCGCACCGACATCTATTCCTCCGGCACCACCCTCTTCCACATGACCACCGGCCATGTCCCCTTCAAGGGCGAAAACATCTTTTACCAGCACCTGTTCGACCCGGTGCCGTCGATCAAGAAATTCCGCACCGACATCCCCGACAAGCTGTGCTTCATCATCGAAAAATGCATGGAAAAGAAGCGCGAGCAGCGGTTCCAGAGCGCCATCGAAATATTGAACGAGATAAAGACCATCAAAATTTAAGGAGAAAAAAATGGATTTTGCATTGAACGAGGAACTCTTGGCCTTCAAGGAGGAAACGCACAAATTCGCCGAAAAGGAAATGCGCCCCAATGCCCGGGAATATGACGAAAAGAACGAAT of Candidatus Aminicenantes bacterium contains these proteins:
- a CDS encoding serine/threonine-protein kinase; its protein translation is RKKVFSPSQIVFIAIKLFKALDYSHRKGIIHRDIKPHNIMITKQKEIKIMDFGLAVILGDQKKGESGVITGTPYYMSPEQIQGIPVDHRTDIYSSGTTLFHMTTGHVPFKGENIFYQHLFDPVPSIKKFRTDIPDKLCFIIEKCMEKKREQRFQSAIEILNEIKTIKI